In Pieris napi chromosome 2, ilPieNapi1.2, whole genome shotgun sequence, the following proteins share a genomic window:
- the LOC125061212 gene encoding COPII coat assembly protein SEC16, producing the protein MSLFRYCIVLTVCACASAIVGPVANGTKSVSKTDTYLDAYSKTRVEAEKAKQGVVIITAKDGEKKISNRDDSFSGYDYTPSYSSSDSFSSSGPSNSYVPPSSYGPPVKFESDITYSSPPNTYGPPATNYGPPASNYGPPTASYGPPSPAYGPPAQSYGPPVHKPYPPIYGPPKPSYGVPYTAPGFGFFDKLSLKLDILTIAKLMLKFLIFKKIVTMIAVVCMLLVIPKLISFKKDKGGDNPDEDERKFGSRNLLELTSAQQLLERAMYVYGSQQPTCGVTCRVRRVLDDIYEFEPYSRLGSRDF; encoded by the exons ATGTCTCTATTTCGGTATTGTATTGTCTTAACTGTTTGCGCGTGTGCCTCAGCAATCGTTGGTCCGGTAGCCAATGGTACAAAGAGTGTTTCCAAAACTGATACTTATCTCGACGCATACTCGAAAACTCGAGTCGAAGCTGAAAAAGCGAAGCAGGGTGTTGTTATAATAACAGCTAAAGATGGAGAAAAGAAGATTTCTAATCGAGATGATAGTTTCTCCGGGTACGATTATACGCCTTCGTACTCAAGCAGCGACAGTTTCAGTTCATCAGGACCTTCTAACTCCTACGTACCGCCGTCAAGTTATGGCCCTCCTGTAAAGTTCGAGTCGGACATCACCTACAGTTCTCCTCCGAACACATATGGACCGCCAGCAACAAACTATGGTCCTCCAGCCTCAAATTATGGTCCTCCAACAGCCAGCTATGGACCTCCATCACCTGCCTACGGCCCACCCGCACAATCTTATGGTCCACCCGTGCATAAGCCTTATCCACCAATATATGGACCCCCAAAACCGTCCTATGGAGTTCCCTACACGGCACCAGGCTTTGGATTCTTCGACAAACTATCTCTAAAGTTGGACATTCTGACGATTGCAAAGTTAATGCTTAAATTCCTGATTTTCAAGAAAATAGTGACCATGATAGCAGTAGTTTGCATGTTGTTAGTGATCCCCAAGTTGATATCTTTTAAGAAAGACAAAGGGGGAGACAACCCCGATGAAGACGAACGCAAATTTGGCAGTCGAAACT tgttgGAATTGACGTCAGCACAGCAACTCCTGGAGAGGGCAATGTATGTATACGGCAGCCAGCAACCGACTTGCGGAGTCACGTGTCGTGTGAGAAGGGTCCTGGATGACATATACGAATTTGAACCATATTCCAG gcTTGGCAGCAGGGATTTCTAA
- the LOC125061203 gene encoding ribonuclease H2 subunit A isoform X2 has translation MVYGIAYCPINQSKVLKSLGCADSKVLTEEKRDEILVNMLTKDEAVQNIGWAAEIISPNYISNSMYRRAKHSLNEVSMNSAIDLIKKVIEQGANIQEVYVDTVGPPEKYQAKLSDIFPGIKITVAKKADSIYPIVSAASIVAKVTRDHALKVWQFREGLDLDYTQFGSGYPGDPLTKKFIRDQIDPVFGYPLLVRFSWSTAELMLQEKAITCTFEEIDDPTKKSPKCKAINTFFAPKLEGVKKRKKHKFFDERYLTIGNAFE, from the exons ATGGTGTATGGAATAGCTTATTGCCCAATAAACcaatctaaagttttaaagTCCCTTGGATGTGCAGATTCTAAGGTTTTGACAGAAGAAAAACGGGATGAGATCCTCGTAAATATGTTAACTAAAGATGAAGCAGTTCAGAACATTGGCTGGGCAGCAGAAATAATATCTcctaattatatttcaaattcaatGTATAGAAGAGCTAAACATTCTTTAAATGAG GTGTCAATGAATTCAGCTATAGATCTTATAAAAAAGGTAATTGAACAAGGTGCAAATATTCAAGAGGTCTATGTGGATACTGTAGGTCCACCTGAGAAGTATCAAGCTAAGCTGTCCGATATCTTTCCAGGAATTAAAATTACT GTAGCCAAAAAGGCTGATTCCATATATCCGATTGTATCAGCAGCTAGTATAGTGGCAAAAGTGACAAGAGACCATGCATTAAAAGTATGGCAGTTTCGTGAAGGACTTGACTTAGATTATACACAGTTTGGCAGCGGATATCCTGGAG ATCCCCTAACAAAAAAGTTCATACGAGATCAAATTGATCCTGTATTTGGATATCCATTGTTAGTCAGATTTAGCTGGTCGACAGCAGAATTGATGTTACAAGAAAAAGCTATAACCTGCACTTTTGAAGAAATAGACGATCCAACAAAAAAATCGCCTAAGTGTAAAgcaataaacacatttttcgCCCCAAAGTTAGAAGGagttaagaaaagaaaaaaacacaaatttttCGATGAACGATATTTGACTATAGGTAATGCGTTTGAATAA
- the LOC125061203 gene encoding ribonuclease H2 subunit A isoform X1, with the protein MNSLVELQDYLKCKDNSVKFLNHSEVPIVCQSEPCMLGVDEAGRGPVLGPMVYGIAYCPINQSKVLKSLGCADSKVLTEEKRDEILVNMLTKDEAVQNIGWAAEIISPNYISNSMYRRAKHSLNEVSMNSAIDLIKKVIEQGANIQEVYVDTVGPPEKYQAKLSDIFPGIKITVAKKADSIYPIVSAASIVAKVTRDHALKVWQFREGLDLDYTQFGSGYPGDPLTKKFIRDQIDPVFGYPLLVRFSWSTAELMLQEKAITCTFEEIDDPTKKSPKCKAINTFFAPKLEGVKKRKKHKFFDERYLTIGNAFE; encoded by the exons atgaatTCTTTAGTCGAATTACaggattatttaaaatgtaaagataattctgtaaagtttttaaatcattCTGAGGTTCCTATAGTCTGTCAAAGTGAGCCATGTATGTTGGGAGTAGATGAAGCTGGTCGTGGACCAGTATTAG gaCCAATGGTGTATGGAATAGCTTATTGCCCAATAAACcaatctaaagttttaaagTCCCTTGGATGTGCAGATTCTAAGGTTTTGACAGAAGAAAAACGGGATGAGATCCTCGTAAATATGTTAACTAAAGATGAAGCAGTTCAGAACATTGGCTGGGCAGCAGAAATAATATCTcctaattatatttcaaattcaatGTATAGAAGAGCTAAACATTCTTTAAATGAG GTGTCAATGAATTCAGCTATAGATCTTATAAAAAAGGTAATTGAACAAGGTGCAAATATTCAAGAGGTCTATGTGGATACTGTAGGTCCACCTGAGAAGTATCAAGCTAAGCTGTCCGATATCTTTCCAGGAATTAAAATTACT GTAGCCAAAAAGGCTGATTCCATATATCCGATTGTATCAGCAGCTAGTATAGTGGCAAAAGTGACAAGAGACCATGCATTAAAAGTATGGCAGTTTCGTGAAGGACTTGACTTAGATTATACACAGTTTGGCAGCGGATATCCTGGAG ATCCCCTAACAAAAAAGTTCATACGAGATCAAATTGATCCTGTATTTGGATATCCATTGTTAGTCAGATTTAGCTGGTCGACAGCAGAATTGATGTTACAAGAAAAAGCTATAACCTGCACTTTTGAAGAAATAGACGATCCAACAAAAAAATCGCCTAAGTGTAAAgcaataaacacatttttcgCCCCAAAGTTAGAAGGagttaagaaaagaaaaaaacacaaatttttCGATGAACGATATTTGACTATAGGTAATGCGTTTGAATAA